GTTTTGTAGTATAAAAAAATTACCCTTTTGGGGATTTGGCGATCGCTAGTAAGATCAAATCCGTTTTTAATACTATGATTAATACTAAATCTGGTTATTAAAAACTGATTATCTATTGCTCCTTTTGCCTATTGCCTATTGCCTTTTGCCTGTCCTGATATGTAGCTTATACTCAACGGATTTAGTATAACTCCCAAGTTATGGATTGTTTCCCCCCGCTCCGGTGTTTCCCACTTTCCTATACCTTTTAAACAGGATTTAGTGCAAGCCATACTCAGATAAATTTAGGATAAGATAAGCAATAAACCGATCCTAGAGGACTTAATCATGATTAGAGCCTATGCTGCCCGAGAAAAAGGGGGGAAACTAGAGCCTTTTGACTACGATCCGGGTATATTAGGGGATGAAGATGTGGAAATCGAGGTGGAATATTGCGGCATCTGCCACAGTGACCTAAGTATGCTCGATAACGATTGGGGACTGACCACCTATCCCTTTGTCCCCGGTCATGAAGTGGTCGGCACGATCGCCGCTCTTGGTGCTAAAGTCAAAGAATTAAACCTAGGGCAAAGAGTCGGTCTGGGTTGGTTTTCCCGTTCCTGTTCCACCTGTGAAACTTGTATGTCGGGGGATCAAAACCTTTGTGCCACTGCCGAAGGAACTATCGTCGGTCGCCATGGCGGTTTTGCCGAAAGAGTCCGCGCTCATCATAGTTGGTTAGTTCCCCTGGGGAACCAGTTAGATGCTGCCAAAGCTGGCCCGCTTTTTTGTGGTGGTATTACCGTCTTTAATCCCATTGTCCAATTTAATATTAAACCCACGGCCCGAGTTGGTGTCATTGGTATTGGTGGATTAGGCCATATAGCCTTAAAATTCCTCAAAGCTTGGGGCTGCGAAGTAACCGCTTTTTCCAGTAGTCCCGATAAAGAAGCGGAGGCCAAAGAATTAGGCGCGACTCATTTTATCAATTCCAGAGACCCCGAAGCTTTGCAATCGGTACAAAATTACTTTGATTTTATCATCTCTACTGTTAACGTTAATCTCGATTGGGGTCTTTATATTGCCTGTTTACGTCCCAAAGGTCGTCTGCATATTGTTGGGGCTGTTCTTGAACCGATGAATACCTATGCTTTTCCCTTGATTATGGGTCAAAAATCGATTTCTGGCAGTCCTTTGGGTAGTCCCAGTACCATCAATAAAATGATCGAATTTGCCTCTCGCCATGGCATTGAACCGGTGACAGAAACCTATCCTATCTCCCGGGTGAATGAGGCCATGGAAAAACTGAGAACCGGACAACCCAAATATCGCCTTGTCTTGCAAATAAAATAAAACCATCTCTATCCCGGACGTAACCCCTATCTCTAAAAACCGAAAACCCACACCTTCCGCTCTCGGTTTGTGTGGGCTGATTGTTCACTTAATTCTAAGATTGAAAGCGTACACTTTGGCGAAATCTAAGAGCCTAACTCAGAGTAGCACCAGAGCGATCATAAGTTTGGGAAGAAAAGTCGGCCGCGAAGCGACGTTGAACGGTTTCTCCGCAACCATTGTCATTGTCAATACCGATTTCAGAAGCACTTCTGTCTAACATCGATTGTTGACGATTTTTGACGGCGTGGTGGTGACGCATCATTAAGGCACGAGCTTGTTGTTCTGTAGACATAATCATTTCCTCCGAGCTGCAAATCGCATTTTGAACTTTTTTAATCACCCATTAATATATATAACATACAATTCTGTATCTATTTTTACAAAATGCTCTAATCCCAGAAAAATTAACAAAACTTTACAATAGGAGGCAGAAGGCAGCTTTTATTTATTATCCCCACATCCCATATCTCACACCCCAAGACATCAATCGCCCTCAGACCTTAATCGAACTAGGTTCATCGACGGCGGCGATAATGCGATGACAACCGGAAAAGGGTTGCGCCCATTGATACTGGTGTTCTAAAGGATTACCCCAACAGAGGCCGAGATATAATTCCGTGCGCGCCACATCTAATTCCGCCCATTCGGACTGGGCAACTAATTCGGCGAGAGAATCGGCAGAAATGGGACGACGGGAGTTAAGCGCCCACCAAAAATTCATATTAGGGGTGATACTGTTCCAAAACTCTAAAACGGAGGCTTTGGCAGCCATGAGAATTTCCTTGTCACCTGCCACGGCAACTAATTGATTATGAATTTCGGGATAACGGAGAGTGCGATCGCCCCATTGACAAACACGCCAGATAATGCCCGAAACCTGATATTTTTGTTGATAATCGTGAACTTGGCGGCGAAAATCCTGATAGGCGAAGACTTTGCCCACCTTTTCTAGATTGATCGCCTTGGCAATCACCGGATTATCAATGCGCTCCGCCGGAGAGAGTAACAGACGTTCCCCTTTGCAAGTGGCGTGCATTTCTCGCTCGAGGATTTCAATTAACTGCTGTGTCGAGTAAGCCATACTACCGCTCTTACCTGAGAGAGGATTTCTTTTTATCATAAACTCGAATTTCCGTAGTGGAAAGGCTCGATCGCTAGAAAATTGTCAATCATCGGAAATATTGGCAGTATACCCCTTGATACTTATCGGCGAAACAACCCTCAAAACACCGGAATTGACAGGGAGAGAAGACAGTCTAACTGCTAGGTTTTACATCGGTTACTTTTTTTCTGGTCCAGAGGGCGAGAATTGTCAGGAAAAGTTAACCCATCACTCCCCCTCAAGGATTTTTATCGATTCCAGTTAATCGATCGGAAACCGTACAAGTGTATTTAATTAACAGTCCGACGTTTAATTTATCTTACTATTCCCCTGTTCTATTGCTCGCAGTCTTATTAAAATTTTTGATTGTGTTGGGTCATTGCTAATTTTATTAATATCTTCATCAGTAAAACCCCTAGTAAATAATAACCATATTAATGGCTCTTCCAGAGTATTTATGATATTTTAGCAGAAAATAATCCACGCAAGCCTTGCCAAGTAAAGTTCACCAGAATTCAAAAAAGCAATTTTAATAAAAAAAGCTTTTTGCTTGGTTGGATTCCAGCCTATTTAAGGGGTTAGGCTCATTTAAACTACTAATTTGCTATAACCAGTCTAGGAGAGCCATGTTAATTTTTCTCTCTTATGCTTGTCGCTAAATTCTCCCGCGATGATAGCGTCTAATCTTCCTAGATAGTTCTATCGCGTTCTTTCTGGTGCATATCTTCCGATTAATTGTTGGATGTATTCCCGAATACTACCTAGTTGAAAATCAATAAATTGAGGAATGATAGAATTATATAGACTGGGTTTATTCTGTAGCAGTTTCTTTTCTCAAGGATCGAGAATGGATATTTAAAATTACTTGGACAACTCTAATATCTTATTAATAGACTGGAGACAGCAGTAATTGTCCGTAGGCTACGAACCCAATCACTACAATTTAATTCCTCGGATAATGATACCCAGATTCCTTCACTTCCCCGTGACTAAAATAGGGAGAATATGTCAGGAATATTGAAGAATTAACTACTGACAACAGGAGAGGAATTAACCTGTGTTTTTTTTGACGTAAAACAATTACTTGCATATAATAGAGGAGATTGCCAATCATTAGCCAGAGAATTAAACTAAAAATAAAGGTAATCACCGTGACTATAATCCATCGAAAAAATCGAACAGTGACTTGTATATATGGGACTATATTGTATTAATTTAAGTCAGAATTATCTTAGATGTTGGCTGCTAAATCATCCCACAGCTATCGTTCACAAAAACCACAAAAAAACTCTACTAAAATTGCTCCATTGGCTCATCAATTACTTTAGTTTTAATTAAAATTAATTCTCCCAATAAGACAATCATGCCACTAATGCCAGCGAGGATAATAGCTGATTTGATATTAACATCACCTGAGGATGCCGTCATGGGGGCATCTCATTTTTATAAATCTACTAAGTTGGAATTTTTAAAGAGAAACTCTCCGCTAAAATTGGCCGTTAGTTGAGATTTTATCAATCAATCCCAGCTTTTGGGAGGTATAACCCCCAAACCCCAGAGCGCATTAATTTTTCCATGAGATGCTCACAGGCAGTTGTTGATGTATTTATAATGATTAAAGAGTCCCTGATATATTTACTGAAAAACTGGGCAATCTAGGACTAGACAGCATCGTGATAAAGGGGATAAGACCTTGGACTCCGCTAACGATCAGAAAATTCTCGGCTATTTCATCGAAGAAGCAAAAGAACACCTGGAAACTTTGGAACAGGGGATTTTAGACTTAGGCAATCTAGTGAACAACAATGAACAGATGAACGGGATGTTTCGTGCCGCTCATTCCGTCAAGGCAGGGGCGGCCATGTTAGGCTATAGCAGTATCCAAAAAACTGCTCACCGTCTTGAGGATGCTTTCACAATATTGAAAGAAAATCCCCTAGAAGTGGATCAAAAATTAGAGTCTTTGTTGCTCAAGAGTTATGATCTGCTTCAGATATTGATCGATAAGCTGCAGAGTCCCTTGGGTTTGCAAGCCGAGGAAGCTGACGCGATCATTAAAAACGGTGAAGCTACTTTTGCCGAATTACAGGCCCATCTTAACTATCTTCTCGGCCGGGGAAAATCTACCCCAGCTATTGCGGCGGCCTCTTCTATTTCTATCAGCGTTAGAGATATCCTCAAACAGATGTTACAACTGTTTAAACAGGAAGAAACCAGCGCTTCCCGTCAGCAATTACAAAAATTAATTTTATCTCTGTCTCAATTGGCTTCAGAACAGCAACAATGGCAATATTTAGTTAAAAATGCCCAATCGGCCCTGGCTAACCCCAAACATTCCTATCGTACTCTCGCTCCGGTTATTATTAGGGAATTAAAACAAGCCGGTGATTTATTAGAATGGGGTCGCGGGGAAGAAATCACCGTCAGTCAAGAATTGCAATTATTAGCCGCCGCCAAATTACCACAAATCCTGATTAACCCAGAAGCGGAATTGGTAGCTAGTACCCCGGAACTTCTTCCCGATCAAGATTTAGAAGAAGCTTTAACTTGGAGTCAAAATCAGGACCTTAATGGGTCGGAAAAGCCTTCTTTAGAGTTAAGTCAAATCCCAGGCAGGCGAAAAGCACAGATAGCAAGTCAAAGGGAAGCATATCAACTGGCTGAAGAAAAATTAACGCCCGAATTTGAGGAAAACCAACGAGCAACTTTAATTGAGGAAACTTTAGCTTGGACAGGGGGTAACTTGGAGTTAACCGAAATAGTTATTCGTTTGCTAATCGACAATAAAAACGAGTTACGCGAAGGACAAGAAAAACCAAGAATTGAACAATTAATTCAGAAACATATTGTAGAAAATTGGTTACAAAATAAAGCGGCAGTCCATCTCCAGACAATACAAAACAGTCTCTTAAATTCTGATGCAAATGTTAGGTCAAGATTAGAAACCTATCAGGATATTTTGCAGGGGAGAGTATTGGCTAATAATAAACCCGAAAAATTGGACCTTCAGCAAGCAGAATTAGTTATTAAAAATGGTGACTATCTAGAAGTTACTAATCGAATTTATCAAGAGGTATTTAATGTTCAATGGATCAAACAAGAATTAGAAAAATTAGTTAATGTGGAAAATTCTCCTGCTAATTTAACTAAGATATTATCTTTCTTGGCACTATTAGCCTTTCTTGGATTTACTTTTTGGTCATTAAAAACTCCTGAAAATGCTCCTAATGTGATGGCACCACCTCCAGAAATTTGTGATAAACGAGATTTTAATATTAGCTTAGAAAAGAATATTCAACAACTGCAAGAATTGAAACGGAAACAAGGTAATCAGTTTTCTGACAAGTGTGGGACTCAATTAAATGAATTAATGTTAATTCAGCAAGCAATAGGACTAGCTGCCGATAATTTTGTGGCTAATGTGCCGGGTAGAGAAGGTGGTTTTGAAATTTTGTGCAAAATCCCCCCAACTTCCCATAACTTTAAAGACGCTCAATATTGGGCAAAACGTTGGTATAATGACAGAGCTTGGAAATCGGATATCGATCGAGCTTTGCAAGATAATCCAGATTGCCAAAAACTTATTAAATAAACATCAATTTTTCAATCACTAAACACCCCATCACTACCATTTAATTCCTCGGATAATGATACCCGGATTCCTTCCCTTCCCCGTGACCAAAATAGGGAGAATATGTCAGTAATATTGAAGGTTTGACTCCCGACAACAGAAGAGGAATTAAGCTGTGGGTTTTTTTGACGTAAAACAATTATTTGCATATAATAGAGGAGATTGCCAATAATTAACCAGAGAATTAAACTAAAAATAACAGTAAATGCCATGACTATAATCCATCCAAAAAATTGAAAAGCGACCTGAGATATAGGACTATCCCTTGTTAATCCATTGGCGAATTCTCCCGCATCTTTGCTACTAAATAAACCCACCGCTATTGTTCCCCAGAAACCACAAAAAAGATGTACTGGAATTGCTCCCACTGGATCATCAATTACTTTAGTTTTAATTAAAAATTCTCCTCCAAATAAGACAATAATGCCACTAATGCCACCAATGATAATAGATGATTTGATGTTAACATAACCTGAGGATGCCGTGATCCCCACTAATCCTCCTAAAATGCCATTAATAATTGTGGATAAACTGGCTTTGCGGCCAATTAAAGGATTAAAAATTAATGCCAAAAATCCCCCAGTGGCAGCGGCAATCATCGTGGTAGTAATTGTTATGGGGACATCATTCAAATTTACCGCCGAACCACCATTAAAACCAAACCATCCTAACCAAAGAATGAAACAACCAAGAGTGGCAAAACCTAACTGATGGGGGGCAAAATTTCCCCTTTCTTTTGCTTCATAACGATCGGTTTTGCGATTATAACCAAAGCGTCCATCTCTCGGTTTTAGTAACCAAGCACCCACTAATCCGGCCATTCCTCCCACCGAATGCACCACCGTTGAACCAGCAAAATCTCGAAACTTAAATAAGTTATATAACCATCCTTCCGATGACCAAATCCAATGTCCAGTAATAGAATAAGAAAAAGCGACTAAAAAGAAACTAAATAGCAAAAATGCCCAAAATTTAACCCTTTCTGCCACTGCTCCCGATACAATAGTCGCCGCAGTTCCCGCAAAAGTTAATTGAAAGAAAAATAAAGTGGCAATTGAACGACCTGTCCACACCTCTTGGAATTGACTGTATTGATTATTGGGGGTTAAAATTTCCAAGAAAAATCCTGTACCACCAGAGAAACTATTTTTTAGTGCAGATGTATTACCAAACATTAAACCGAAACCAAACATCCAATAAGCCAAGGCAGAAACACAGAAGACAATTAGGTTTTTAGCTAAGATATTAGTGGCGTTATTAGTACGACAAAAACCCGTTTCCAGCAGGGCAAAACCCGCATTCATAAAGAATACTAAAGAGCCGGCTATTAACATCCAGAGATTAGCAACTAAATCCACAGTAGAATTATTTAAATCTTGTGCTGTGACTTTGCCTACACCGATCAATAGCATGACGATAAGAGAGAAACAAAAAGATAGGATATTACGCAAACGCGGGCGATATTCTAGAAAAGATAATAATCGATTCATGGGGTATAGCTATGATGGGCAATTTCCCCTTTATAGTAATTGATTTAATCGCTTATCGTTCACTCAAAACTGCTTTTTTCTGATCCAGATAGCGAGAATTGTCAGGAAAAATAAACCCATCACTCCCGCTAAAGGATTTTTATCGATTCCAGTTAACCAATCGGGAACAGTACCAGTGTATTTAATTAACTGACCCACATTTAATATATAGTATGCCCAGACTAAACCCGCGTGCAGACCGATACTTTTACCCAAACTACCACCACAGCCACGTTTTGCCCAACCGAGAATCAATCCTAGCAAGACTAAGGCAGGAAATTGGGGAAAAGTGCGGATAATTTCGGCTAAAGGTTTAATAAAGTGAGCAAAAGCGAAAATTAAGGCACTAATCACTAGAGCGATAGCGGGACGATAATCCTTTTCTAATTCTCCCAGTAACCAGCCGCGAAATAGTAATTCTTCGGCGAAACCCACCGCTAAAGCGACTAAAAACCCCTCTAGGATGATTTTGCTGATTTGGGGATTTGCGGGTAAGAAATTTAACCAACCTAGGAAAGCTTGGGACAGAAAAAGCGAGAAAGTGAAAAATAAACCGATCGCCAAGCCGTTAATTAACTCAATCGGCGTTTTTCTTCGCCAAATCAACCCATAACCAGCTAATCCCTCATCGCCATAAATTGTCCGTCCCCACCAATGGGATAACCCCAAAAATTCCAGATAGAGAACAGAAAGGGTCAAAATTGAGACTAGGTTAGCATTAGTGGCAAAAAAGTGATAGAGGGGAAGTGCGATCGGCAACCAGAGAAAAAGTAAGAGCAAAATAAAAACCCCCAGTCGCAGGGGGACTGGGTAAGTGGCAATTACGCGTAATCTTTTATTCATCGGGTTCGATGCTGCTGGTTAAACCTTTATTTTTCAAGGTTTCACAGTAAAATTCCGCGTGTTCTTGGATGCAGGTAATCACCAAGGCTGTACCATTCGTGTGCGCTTCCATCATGATATCGACTGCTTGGGGTTGCGTCATACCGGCGATCGTTTGCATTAAACTCTGAACCACATACTCCATCGAGTTAAAGTCGTCATTGTGGAGTAAAACGCGATAACGCGGCGCTGGTTTACGGATTGTCGCTGTGGAACGCTTTTCGATGACTTCTGTGGACACCGTGTCTCTCCTTTGAATCTATATCACAAATACAGGTCAATTACTAATGATCATAATCAAAATTTCCGGATTGAGCTAGGCTTTTTCTGTGATCCGTGGGGGGTTCGGTGTTGGGGAGTGGGGGACAGCCAAGGGAATGACATTTCTAGATGGATAGATCATAATTGAATTAATTGGCTAATTTAAGCTTATTTTCCCATGGCTACTGACGAATTACAAAACCTCGAAGACAATATTCAACGCTTAAAACAACAATTAGCGGGAAAGCGAGACACTTTAGTTACAATCGCACCGGAAGAAGAAGTTAGGATCAAGCAGCAGATCGAAGATTTACGCCGAAAAATTCGGGATTTTGAACGAGAAAAATGGGATTTAATCGCCAGCGACAGTCAAGAAGCATCTTTTCCTGATGCGGAGGTAATGGTAGCAGAAATTGTCACAGAATTGACGGCAATTACCACAGAACCACCCCCGGAACTTGCTTCTGCACAAATCTTAGAATTATTAAATCAAATTCTGGCTAAACTCAATCAACCAGAGCGATCGGCAGCGGCCAAATTAAAAGCGGCCATATCTACTATATTTCCTTTTGTTTCCCTGACCTACGAGGCGGAATTAGATACTGAGTTAACTTTTAAGCGTTATTTTCCCACATTTAATCGTGTGATTGCAGGGGTGAAAAATCGGCTAAAAAAGTAAGTATTCCCTCTAAAAGCTTGGCCAGTATCGATCGGACAATTAATATTAGTCAATCGGGAATCGGTAATACACAGAACAACATCTTTAATCTGTGAAAGATAAGCCTAGTAAATGTTATCATTGAAAATAGTTATTATCAAAGACAAGAGGTAATTTATGTCAGAATTGCAAGCGGAAGCGTTAAAACCAATATTAAAAGAGTTACTCTATGAGTTATTAATACAAGAAAAGGATTTACTAAAAGAGTTAATTTATGAAGTGCTGGAAGATACGGCTATGGCTAGGGCAATTCAAGAGGGAAAAGATAGTAACAATGTCAGTCGTGATGAAATTTTGACTCTGTTAAAAGAATAAGAGATGAATATTGAATTTCGTAAAAGCTTTGAGACAGATCTACGCAATCTCAAAGATCGTAAAATTAAGCGACAAATTCAGGCAATTATTGAGGAGATAGAATCAGCCAAAAGTTTAACCGAGTTGCGTAATGTCAAAGCGATTCAAGGGTATCGAGGATTTTATCGCATTCGGATTGGGGATTATCGTCTTGGTTTATATTTAGAGCAAGATACTGTCGCCTTGGTTCGTCTTCTACACCGAAAGGAAATGTATCGTTATTTTCCTTAAAGACCTCATTAATATTAATTTTATATTAGATTTATTTTGAGCAAAGATAATTATTTTTAGAGAGAATTGAAAATGAAAATTAATATTGAGCAAGATGGAACTGATAACAATCAAAATAATACTTTTAATCTGAATATTCCCGAACCAAAAGAACGTCAAGCTGTCCCTAGTAATGTGGGCAAAAGTACGGTTAATTTTGTCGGGAGGGAAGATGAGTTAACCTTAATTCATCAGCAATTGCAAACAGAACAAGGGGTGATTGTTTGTGCAGTAGAGGAGTTTATTTTCTCCCGGAGGGTTTCGGTACAGCTATTGTCGTCATTCATCAATTACCCGCAATCCCAGAGACATTATGGCTAAGATTATTGGGTAGAGGAGGAACAAGAGAGAGAGCCATCGATGAATTAGAGAGATTATCGCCGAATAATCCCCTAAAATCGGCTTCCTTAAACTTATTGTATAATTTGAGTAGAAATTTAGAAGCGTTATCGAAAAAAACACAGGAGGATAGGGAGTTTATTATGCGTTTAGCTCCACTTTACCAACAGGATAGAGAACAAGCGGTTCAGCAAGGTATTCAACAAGGAAGACAACAGGGAGAAGCGGATTTAGTCCTCCGTCAACTTCAGCGACGTTTCGGTGAAATACCCCAGAATCTAGAAGAAACCATCCGTAATCTTTCTGTAGAGCGCTTAGAAGACTTAGGACTCGCTTTATTAGACTTTGACAATCTGGCAGATTTAGACAACTGGTTGCATCCGTGAACAATGGCGATCATCTCATTCATCCTTGATTATTCTATAGTTAAGGGGTCCACATCGATCGCCATACTTACCTTGGGTAAAACTAAGCTTTTCAGAGGAAGAAAAAGACCACCGATATCAGCCTTTTCTCCTGATAATTTTAACAGAATTTGCCAGCGATAACGGTTAGCCACGCGCATAATTGTTGCGGGTGCAGGTCCCAAAATATCCCAATCGGGACCGAAATTATTAACACATTCCTCCGCAACATTTTCGGCACTTTTCTGCACTGCTTCCCCATCTAAACCACTAAAGCGAATTAATACTAAACTGCCATAGGGAGGATAATTTAAACCCTCTCTCTGCATTAATTCCGTCTCGACAAAACCCTCATAATCGTGGGTTTGCACTGCTCTAATCACGGGATGTTCGGGGGTATAGGTTTGGATAATTACCTTTCCTTCTCTTTCTCCCCTTCCTGCTCTCCCTGCTACTTGAGTTAGGGTTTGAAAAGCGCGTTCGGAGGCGCGATAATCGGAGTGATAAAGTAAACCATCGGCAGCCATAATTCCCACTAAAGTAACTCGCTCGATATCTAATCCTT
This portion of the Microcystis aeruginosa NIES-2549 genome encodes:
- the ahr gene encoding NADPH-dependent aldehyde reductase Ahr, producing MIRAYAAREKGGKLEPFDYDPGILGDEDVEIEVEYCGICHSDLSMLDNDWGLTTYPFVPGHEVVGTIAALGAKVKELNLGQRVGLGWFSRSCSTCETCMSGDQNLCATAEGTIVGRHGGFAERVRAHHSWLVPLGNQLDAAKAGPLFCGGITVFNPIVQFNIKPTARVGVIGIGGLGHIALKFLKAWGCEVTAFSSSPDKEAEAKELGATHFINSRDPEALQSVQNYFDFIISTVNVNLDWGLYIACLRPKGRLHIVGAVLEPMNTYAFPLIMGQKSISGSPLGSPSTINKMIEFASRHGIEPVTETYPISRVNEAMEKLRTGQPKYRLVLQIK
- a CDS encoding Hpt domain-containing protein; this encodes MDSANDQKILGYFIEEAKEHLETLEQGILDLGNLVNNNEQMNGMFRAAHSVKAGAAMLGYSSIQKTAHRLEDAFTILKENPLEVDQKLESLLLKSYDLLQILIDKLQSPLGLQAEEADAIIKNGEATFAELQAHLNYLLGRGKSTPAIAAASSISISVRDILKQMLQLFKQEETSASRQQLQKLILSLSQLASEQQQWQYLVKNAQSALANPKHSYRTLAPVIIRELKQAGDLLEWGRGEEITVSQELQLLAAAKLPQILINPEAELVASTPELLPDQDLEEALTWSQNQDLNGSEKPSLELSQIPGRRKAQIASQREAYQLAEEKLTPEFEENQRATLIEETLAWTGGNLELTEIVIRLLIDNKNELREGQEKPRIEQLIQKHIVENWLQNKAAVHLQTIQNSLLNSDANVRSRLETYQDILQGRVLANNKPEKLDLQQAELVIKNGDYLEVTNRIYQEVFNVQWIKQELEKLVNVENSPANLTKILSFLALLAFLGFTFWSLKTPENAPNVMAPPPEICDKRDFNISLEKNIQQLQELKRKQGNQFSDKCGTQLNELMLIQQAIGLAADNFVANVPGREGGFEILCKIPPTSHNFKDAQYWAKRWYNDRAWKSDIDRALQDNPDCQKLIK
- a CDS encoding ammonium transporter; amino-acid sequence: MNRLLSFLEYRPRLRNILSFCFSLIVMLLIGVGKVTAQDLNNSTVDLVANLWMLIAGSLVFFMNAGFALLETGFCRTNNATNILAKNLIVFCVSALAYWMFGFGLMFGNTSALKNSFSGGTGFFLEILTPNNQYSQFQEVWTGRSIATLFFFQLTFAGTAATIVSGAVAERVKFWAFLLFSFFLVAFSYSITGHWIWSSEGWLYNLFKFRDFAGSTVVHSVGGMAGLVGAWLLKPRDGRFGYNRKTDRYEAKERGNFAPHQLGFATLGCFILWLGWFGFNGGSAVNLNDVPITITTTMIAAATGGFLALIFNPLIGRKASLSTIINGILGGLVGITASSGYVNIKSSIIIGGISGIIVLFGGEFLIKTKVIDDPVGAIPVHLFCGFWGTIAVGLFSSKDAGEFANGLTRDSPISQVAFQFFGWIIVMAFTVIFSLILWLIIGNLLYYMQIIVLRQKNPQLNSSSVVGSQTFNITDIFSLFWSRGREGIRVSLSEELNGSDGVFSD
- a CDS encoding CPBP family intramembrane glutamic endopeptidase, producing the protein MNKRLRVIATYPVPLRLGVFILLLLFLWLPIALPLYHFFATNANLVSILTLSVLYLEFLGLSHWWGRTIYGDEGLAGYGLIWRRKTPIELINGLAIGLFFTFSLFLSQAFLGWLNFLPANPQISKIILEGFLVALAVGFAEELLFRGWLLGELEKDYRPAIALVISALIFAFAHFIKPLAEIIRTFPQFPALVLLGLILGWAKRGCGGSLGKSIGLHAGLVWAYYILNVGQLIKYTGTVPDWLTGIDKNPLAGVMGLFFLTILAIWIRKKQF
- the clpS gene encoding ATP-dependent Clp protease adapter ClpS; the protein is MSTEVIEKRSTATIRKPAPRYRVLLHNDDFNSMEYVVQSLMQTIAGMTQPQAVDIMMEAHTNGTALVITCIQEHAEFYCETLKNKGLTSSIEPDE
- a CDS encoding type II toxin-antitoxin system RelE family toxin, encoding MNIEFRKSFETDLRNLKDRKIKRQIQAIIEEIESAKSLTELRNVKAIQGYRGFYRIRIGDYRLGLYLEQDTVALVRLLHRKEMYRYFP